The Streptomyces griseiscabiei genome includes a window with the following:
- a CDS encoding ArsR/SmtB family transcription factor, translated as MGLRIHFTYEDLARVVLAEEPDPLWEGLLSLHLLQNRDGALVFGRWRRSSRGLFDPELPRLRHLAPPRGYSADFLTPGGAAGGLDAGLDALLTTPRARLRTDLTELSLARPLPGWARPLADGDTQALRGLAGLVRRHHERFVAPYWAHVRARFDETRSVAARALLRSGFSGLAEGLHPSVRWSAPVLHIAGSHLRGDLHLDGRGLRIIPSFFCWPGPIVLKDGSLPPVLVHPVTHDPRWLAPPPPAAPGTHQALAALLGRARAAVLEEVAEGRTTSELAARVGLSPATVSHHVAVLRESGLLTSRRIGGAVLHTPTTLGLDLLEGGPACGILPPSKAAARGARSR; from the coding sequence GTGGGACTGCGTATCCATTTCACGTACGAGGACCTGGCCCGGGTGGTGCTGGCGGAGGAACCCGACCCGTTGTGGGAGGGGCTGCTCAGCCTGCATCTGCTGCAGAACCGGGACGGCGCGCTGGTCTTCGGCCGCTGGCGGCGGTCGTCACGCGGTCTGTTCGACCCGGAGCTGCCGAGGCTGCGCCATCTCGCGCCGCCGCGCGGCTACTCGGCGGACTTCCTGACCCCGGGCGGCGCGGCCGGCGGCCTCGACGCGGGCCTGGACGCGCTGCTCACCACACCCCGGGCCCGGCTGCGGACCGATCTGACGGAGCTGTCCCTCGCCCGCCCGCTGCCCGGCTGGGCGCGCCCGCTCGCCGACGGCGACACCCAGGCGCTGCGCGGGCTCGCCGGGCTGGTCCGGCGGCATCACGAGCGGTTCGTCGCCCCGTACTGGGCCCATGTCCGGGCCCGCTTCGACGAGACCCGGTCGGTGGCGGCCAGGGCGCTGCTGCGGTCCGGGTTCTCGGGGCTCGCGGAGGGGCTGCATCCCAGTGTGCGCTGGTCGGCGCCGGTGCTGCACATCGCCGGCTCGCATCTGCGGGGCGATCTGCATCTGGACGGCCGGGGTCTGCGGATCATCCCCTCGTTCTTCTGCTGGCCCGGCCCGATCGTGCTGAAGGACGGTTCGCTGCCCCCGGTGCTGGTGCATCCGGTGACCCACGACCCGCGCTGGCTGGCACCGCCGCCGCCCGCCGCGCCCGGCACCCACCAGGCCCTCGCCGCGCTGCTCGGCCGGGCCCGCGCCGCCGTCCTGGAGGAGGTCGCCGAGGGCCGCACCACGAGCGAACTGGCGGCCCGGGTCGGTCTCAGCCCGGCCACCGTCAGCCACCATGTGGCCGTCCTGCGGGAGTCGGGCCTGCTCACCAGCCGCCGCATCGGCGGAGCCGTCCTGCACACCCCCACCACCCTCGGCCTCGACCTCCTCGAAGGCGGCCCGGCCTGTGGGATCCTCCCGCCCTCGAAGGCCGCGGCGCGCGGCGCGCGGAGCCGCTGA
- a CDS encoding alpha/beta hydrolase — MSTYHHTPRRVPRLRLVGAAVTALVLAATGTATQAMAAQSTTQKPQSAKTPPPPVPTLAWTDCQGGYECANADVPLDYRKPQGQKITLAVVRKKAADPAKRKGTLFMQPGGPGNSGVDFVRNNYDDLPAAMRDSFDVFGYDVRGVGRSSALTCFDDARYTKAVTDAKGVPGPDAFGPALREAAEFNQACLDNAGGLLPYVGTEYVARDIDLLRQALGEEQLTYYGRSFGSYIGTVYAAMFPKRVRALTLDGAYDPYKYASRPYDYDRDQYLALDGSMGRFLDWCATDPAVCGFGDGDPRAAFEQLKKDLDANPVPTANGGKANGYTLVYRLMFNINEGKVIWPSLGAALKKAQLRDNTSFLLRPPSPASYDFLGPNVVVECVDKEYPKSLRKLEWNVTANAKDAPLLGPAMAFGPPTYDHQHATACVQWPAEKASRYDGSFRAKGSAPILVLGTTGDPDTPYQHAVALSRQLDNAALVTFDAEGHTAFGRSACATDAVVDYLVDLKVPARGTTCADETQPPSSAPKTAPPGTTLGELRNGVNERVERIGDVS; from the coding sequence ATGTCCACGTACCACCACACACCGAGACGTGTACCGCGTCTCAGACTCGTCGGTGCCGCGGTGACCGCGCTCGTGCTCGCGGCCACGGGGACCGCGACGCAGGCGATGGCGGCGCAGAGCACCACGCAGAAGCCGCAGTCGGCGAAGACCCCGCCGCCGCCCGTGCCGACGCTCGCCTGGACCGACTGCCAGGGCGGCTACGAGTGCGCGAACGCGGACGTGCCGCTGGACTACCGCAAGCCGCAGGGCCAGAAGATCACGCTCGCCGTGGTCCGCAAGAAGGCCGCCGACCCGGCCAAGCGCAAGGGCACGCTGTTCATGCAGCCCGGCGGACCGGGCAACTCCGGGGTGGACTTCGTCCGCAACAACTACGACGACCTCCCGGCCGCCATGCGCGACTCGTTCGACGTCTTCGGCTACGACGTCCGCGGTGTCGGCCGCAGTTCGGCGCTCACCTGCTTCGACGACGCCCGCTACACCAAGGCCGTCACCGACGCCAAGGGCGTCCCCGGCCCGGACGCCTTCGGCCCGGCGCTGCGCGAGGCCGCAGAGTTCAACCAGGCCTGCCTGGACAACGCGGGCGGCCTGCTGCCGTACGTCGGCACGGAGTACGTCGCCCGGGACATCGACCTGCTGCGCCAGGCCCTCGGCGAGGAGCAGCTGACCTACTACGGGCGGTCGTTCGGCTCGTACATCGGCACCGTCTACGCGGCGATGTTCCCCAAGCGGGTGCGGGCGCTGACCCTCGACGGGGCGTACGACCCGTACAAGTACGCCTCCCGCCCCTACGACTACGACCGGGACCAGTACCTGGCGCTGGACGGCTCCATGGGCCGCTTCCTCGACTGGTGCGCCACCGACCCGGCGGTCTGCGGCTTCGGCGACGGCGACCCGCGCGCGGCGTTCGAGCAGCTGAAGAAGGACCTCGACGCCAACCCGGTGCCCACCGCGAACGGCGGCAAGGCCAACGGCTACACCCTCGTCTACCGGCTGATGTTCAACATCAACGAGGGCAAGGTCATCTGGCCCTCGCTCGGCGCGGCGCTGAAGAAGGCGCAGCTGCGGGACAACACCTCGTTCCTGCTGCGTCCGCCGTCCCCGGCGAGCTACGACTTCCTCGGCCCGAACGTGGTCGTGGAGTGCGTCGACAAGGAGTACCCGAAGAGCCTGCGCAAGCTGGAGTGGAACGTCACGGCCAACGCGAAGGACGCGCCGCTGCTCGGCCCGGCCATGGCGTTCGGCCCGCCGACCTACGACCACCAGCACGCCACCGCGTGTGTGCAGTGGCCCGCCGAGAAGGCCAGCCGCTACGACGGCTCCTTCCGGGCCAAGGGCTCGGCGCCCATCCTGGTCCTCGGCACCACCGGTGACCCGGACACCCCGTACCAGCACGCGGTCGCGCTGTCCCGGCAGCTGGACAACGCCGCGCTGGTGACGTTCGACGCCGAGGGCCACACCGCGTTCGGGCGCAGTGCCTGTGCGACGGACGCGGTGGTGGACTACCTGGTCGACCTGAAGGTCCCGGCCCGTGGCACCACCTGCGCGGACGAGACCCAGCCGCCGTCCTCGGCCCCGAAGACGGCCCCGCCCGGCACAACCCTGGGCGAGCTGCGCAACGGCGTCAACGAGCGCGTCGAGCGCATCGGCGATGTGAGCTGA
- a CDS encoding HelD family protein, which produces MGTTTRNEIIAVEQKAVDHAYDCYTARLAEMTGGSVASASASGKDSVANRLAAEERAAAYGGLGSASLVISRVDVQDGRGGEPETWYVGRRAVSDVRTRDTVVVEWTNALAKQWLDALPDSPGEVLLRRRLRCTQRVVEGYADDISVTVPTPRPTVDDADPQSAAADSTTDTQRPDKARRPALTPADIARRQRRKPPQPDDFLLRELQRSRRGSMRDIVETIRRDQMALVTGSPSDILVIQGGPGTGKSAVGLHRVTWLVNNGHFKAQDVLVVGPHQRFLEYVSQVLPTLGTRNVNAVQVTRLWDGEILGTDTPAARMVKSDERMAAVLRRRVEIECRPEAVDEFTTTASYEGAKPELTVTVGSTTLRVPRSEMLSLLEDVRQGDGSYRERRDRFRGLLVDRLLRELVAVAPRRSRDDTIRRDLERNRQVERLIERVWPSPGAREALRTLYDSEDLLRTCAEGILDAAEQAAVRRPRADTADADPWTLDDRVCLEELRYLITGETPQRYGHIVVDEAQDLAPMQARSLRRRSAAQGSMTILGDLAQATGPHTHTDWDRLGTLLSDHGDWRVAELNTSYRVPAEIMEFVAPLARTVAPTLPYPQAVRAAGEDAVRTVATEPWKLLDDTVAEATRLIGTSDGRTLRSVAVIVPDDSGWLDEISHHLDLADGITEQGREAVSVLAAAQAKGMEYDHVLVVEPATIADRGPAGLRQLYVALTRSTQSLTVLHTSPLPEALTTTDGSGTEPAPAEGEPGMADANVPDIGTDVRVRVTGRAPGGRYRVKALSPAIDVPLVLTVRHGSVPPRPGAVLDCWVFAHETNHCLLTADQRGRQPISPTMAERYVSALGVFDDLTNGDGTVPENARDRLSELKGMANRVLRRDQADWVNVRRVLGSPDKHRLSLLRDLAAHTNRMVKDNNLDLNRLQADLVRADWAQALKAARETLQHRRAALGEPETESAPASVEQSSEQKEAELVTSAGMPATPTPATPAKGLLHSLETTAAADRTCKKHEAVRHALKAALLWADLQPTDSPVIDVSRTAEDGRFLYEVLGAGRSTYADLRSGATRLLEINHTLPAPADRLYLVLSEPPAEGWSADTVFGAFGVQVLWRTPDSWGGNDAETALGSGEA; this is translated from the coding sequence ATGGGCACCACCACGCGCAACGAGATCATCGCCGTCGAGCAGAAGGCGGTGGACCACGCCTACGACTGCTATACCGCGCGGCTGGCCGAAATGACCGGGGGCTCGGTCGCCTCGGCCTCCGCGAGCGGCAAGGACAGCGTCGCCAACCGTCTCGCGGCCGAGGAGCGAGCCGCGGCCTATGGAGGTCTCGGCAGCGCTTCGCTGGTCATCAGCCGCGTGGACGTGCAGGACGGCCGAGGTGGGGAGCCCGAGACCTGGTACGTCGGCCGGCGTGCCGTTTCCGACGTGCGGACTCGCGATACCGTCGTCGTGGAGTGGACCAACGCGCTTGCGAAGCAGTGGCTCGACGCGCTGCCGGACTCTCCGGGGGAGGTGCTTCTGCGGCGGCGGCTGCGCTGCACGCAGCGCGTCGTCGAAGGTTATGCCGACGACATCTCCGTCACCGTCCCCACCCCGCGGCCGACCGTGGACGACGCCGATCCACAGTCCGCGGCGGCAGACTCCACCACCGACACACAGCGGCCTGACAAGGCACGGCGGCCCGCCCTCACCCCCGCCGACATTGCCCGCCGCCAGCGCCGGAAGCCGCCGCAGCCCGACGACTTCCTCCTCCGCGAGCTTCAGCGCTCTCGCCGCGGCAGCATGCGGGACATCGTCGAGACCATCCGCCGCGACCAGATGGCCCTGGTCACCGGCTCGCCCTCCGACATCCTCGTCATCCAGGGCGGCCCGGGTACCGGCAAGTCGGCGGTCGGCCTGCACCGCGTGACCTGGCTCGTCAACAACGGGCACTTCAAAGCCCAGGACGTCCTCGTCGTCGGCCCCCATCAGCGGTTCCTGGAGTACGTGAGCCAGGTGCTGCCCACGCTCGGCACCCGGAACGTCAACGCCGTGCAGGTGACGCGCCTGTGGGACGGCGAGATCCTCGGCACCGACACCCCCGCGGCGCGGATGGTGAAGTCCGATGAACGCATGGCGGCCGTCCTGCGGCGGCGCGTCGAGATCGAGTGCCGTCCCGAGGCCGTCGACGAGTTCACCACCACTGCCTCCTACGAGGGGGCCAAGCCTGAGCTCACCGTCACCGTCGGCAGCACGACCCTGCGCGTCCCGCGCTCCGAGATGCTTTCGCTCCTCGAAGACGTGCGCCAAGGCGACGGCTCCTACCGTGAGCGCCGCGACCGCTTCCGCGGGTTGCTCGTCGACCGCCTGCTGCGGGAACTCGTCGCCGTCGCCCCTCGCCGCAGCCGCGACGACACGATCCGCCGCGACCTGGAACGCAACCGTCAGGTCGAGCGCCTCATCGAACGTGTCTGGCCTTCGCCCGGCGCCAGGGAAGCCCTCCGCACCCTCTACGACTCGGAAGACCTCCTGCGTACCTGTGCCGAGGGCATTCTCGACGCCGCGGAGCAGGCCGCTGTGCGCCGCCCTCGGGCCGACACGGCCGACGCCGATCCCTGGACGCTCGACGACCGGGTCTGCCTCGAAGAACTGCGGTATCTCATCACCGGGGAGACCCCACAGCGGTACGGGCACATCGTGGTCGACGAGGCGCAGGACCTGGCACCCATGCAGGCCCGCTCCCTGCGCCGGCGCTCCGCGGCGCAGGGCTCCATGACCATCCTCGGCGACCTGGCCCAGGCCACGGGCCCCCACACCCACACCGACTGGGACCGCCTCGGCACCCTCCTGTCCGACCACGGCGACTGGCGCGTGGCCGAGCTGAACACCAGCTACCGCGTGCCCGCCGAAATCATGGAGTTCGTCGCCCCCTTGGCCCGTACCGTCGCCCCCACGCTGCCCTACCCGCAAGCCGTGCGCGCGGCGGGCGAGGACGCCGTACGGACGGTCGCGACGGAACCGTGGAAGCTCCTCGACGACACTGTGGCGGAAGCCACCCGCCTCATCGGCACCAGCGACGGACGGACCCTGCGCTCCGTGGCGGTCATCGTCCCCGATGACTCCGGCTGGCTCGACGAGATCAGTCATCACCTGGACCTGGCCGACGGCATCACCGAGCAGGGGCGCGAGGCGGTGTCCGTGCTGGCTGCCGCCCAGGCCAAGGGCATGGAGTACGACCACGTCCTCGTCGTCGAACCCGCCACCATCGCCGACCGGGGCCCGGCGGGCCTGCGCCAGCTGTACGTCGCGCTCACCCGCAGCACCCAGAGCCTGACCGTCCTGCACACGTCCCCGCTCCCGGAAGCACTCACGACCACCGACGGCAGCGGTACCGAACCAGCACCTGCCGAAGGCGAACCAGGCATGGCAGACGCCAACGTCCCCGACATCGGTACGGACGTCCGAGTCCGCGTGACTGGCCGGGCACCCGGCGGCCGGTACAGGGTCAAGGCCCTGTCGCCCGCGATCGACGTCCCTCTTGTCCTGACCGTCCGCCACGGCTCAGTGCCCCCGCGTCCCGGCGCGGTACTGGACTGCTGGGTGTTCGCCCACGAGACGAACCACTGCCTGCTCACCGCGGACCAGCGTGGCCGCCAGCCCATCTCCCCCACCATGGCGGAACGCTATGTGTCGGCGCTCGGCGTCTTCGACGACCTGACCAACGGTGACGGAACCGTTCCCGAGAACGCCCGTGACCGTCTGTCCGAGCTCAAGGGCATGGCCAACCGCGTGCTCCGCCGTGACCAGGCGGACTGGGTGAACGTGCGTCGTGTGCTCGGATCCCCGGACAAGCACCGCCTCAGCCTCCTGCGCGACCTGGCGGCGCACACCAACCGCATGGTCAAGGACAACAACCTGGACCTGAACCGACTCCAGGCGGACCTGGTACGCGCCGACTGGGCCCAGGCCCTGAAGGCGGCCCGGGAGACGCTCCAGCACCGCCGGGCCGCCCTGGGCGAACCGGAAACCGAGAGTGCGCCCGCCTCCGTCGAACAGTCATCCGAGCAGAAGGAAGCAGAACTCGTGACCTCCGCAGGCATGCCCGCCACGCCGACGCCCGCCACGCCCGCCAAGGGACTTCTGCACTCGCTGGAGACCACGGCGGCCGCCGACCGCACATGCAAGAAGCACGAGGCGGTGCGCCATGCTCTCAAGGCGGCTCTGCTCTGGGCGGACCTGCAGCCGACCGACTCCCCGGTCATCGATGTCAGCCGCACCGCGGAAGACGGCCGCTTCCTCTACGAGGTCCTCGGTGCCGGCCGCTCCACCTACGCCGACCTCCGCTCGGGAGCCACGCGCCTCCTGGAGATCAACCACACTCTGCCCGCTCCTGCCGACCGCCTCTACCTGGTGCTTTCCGAACCGCCCGCCGAAGGCTGGTCGGCCGACACCGTGTTCGGTGCCTTCGGGGTTCAGGTCCTGTGGCGTACCCCCGACAGTTGGGGCGGCAACGACGCAGAAACCGCCCTGGGCTCCGGAGAGGCGTAA
- a CDS encoding AAA family ATPase gives MTVTEQSPQNAHHPTDPARPTPSDQPVPVAALVKARLAEEALSEPVKVLLKEALGDGEPRGTSPVGRIHLESVAVARFRGIGPRAWLKLSPRPGVNLVVGRNGSGKSSIAEGIETAFTGVNMRWQGQHSMRSSNWRNLHDTDGRPEIEIKLAVEGDTGRSTLTRTWEGDDFDVSRAELKRPGHGRTPLDQADWKQALRDFRPFLSYVDLDRMISGKPSEMYDAIATILGLGQLSAADGRLRQEAKALEDADKAAKAELPGLKEALYALEDDERAVQALVAVDTAGTPDFETVEALVAGLPADGDDGLLARLRAEAEVHGPEMAQVHVALNRLRHALADVEDLRGTGTEDALRRAELLERAVAHHDRHPDTAACPVCGTDGMLDAAWARDALAQIAALRQEAEAAAGARSELRSAARAVQDLVHTPRQIPAALADPWRAWTACRTISDPGELAQRAHEAAAPLADACAAVKENAAKELEKRDERWRGLVTRLAGWAERARAVEANKPRLRDIRKASTWIKALAAELREQRMEGFADQSQRIWERLRQESNIDLKAVSLKGSEKATVRKLVMDVTVDGQEASALGVMSQGEQHSLALSLFLPRAATADSPFGFIVIDDPVQSMDPAKVNGLAQVLHELGEHRQVVVFTHDTRLQRAFTSQGLPVTVFEVERAKSSKVKVKPVTDPVRQALDDARALASTGDLPSAARTHVLPSLCRIALENAFLEAAWIRHHRSGAPEDELQAAVGSADKLMKVAALALFGDAGRTGDVYRELRTLCGQRAVDLLKECQNGSHATGARITDPHRFVDDIEIMAQKVRKPGVTA, from the coding sequence ATGACCGTGACGGAACAGTCCCCGCAGAACGCACACCACCCCACCGACCCCGCCCGTCCGACCCCGTCCGACCAGCCCGTGCCCGTGGCCGCTCTGGTGAAGGCCCGCCTGGCGGAGGAGGCGCTCAGCGAGCCCGTGAAGGTGCTCCTGAAGGAGGCCCTGGGCGACGGCGAGCCCCGGGGGACCTCCCCTGTCGGCCGGATCCATCTGGAGTCCGTCGCCGTCGCCCGGTTCCGTGGCATCGGACCGCGCGCCTGGCTCAAGCTCAGCCCCAGACCCGGCGTGAACCTGGTCGTAGGGCGCAACGGCTCCGGCAAGTCCAGCATCGCCGAGGGCATCGAGACAGCCTTCACCGGCGTGAACATGCGCTGGCAGGGGCAGCACTCGATGCGCAGCAGCAACTGGCGCAACCTCCACGACACCGACGGCAGGCCGGAGATCGAGATCAAGCTCGCCGTCGAGGGCGACACCGGCCGCAGCACCCTCACCCGCACTTGGGAGGGCGACGACTTCGACGTCTCCCGGGCCGAGCTCAAGCGACCCGGGCACGGCCGCACCCCCCTCGACCAGGCGGACTGGAAGCAGGCCCTGCGGGACTTCCGGCCCTTCCTGTCGTACGTCGACCTGGACCGCATGATCAGTGGCAAGCCCTCCGAGATGTACGACGCCATCGCCACCATCCTCGGCCTGGGGCAGCTCAGCGCCGCCGACGGCCGGCTCCGCCAGGAGGCCAAGGCGCTCGAAGACGCGGACAAGGCGGCGAAGGCGGAGCTGCCGGGCCTCAAGGAGGCGCTGTACGCGTTGGAGGACGACGAGCGCGCGGTGCAGGCGCTCGTCGCCGTCGACACGGCGGGAACGCCCGACTTCGAGACGGTTGAAGCCCTCGTCGCCGGTCTGCCCGCCGACGGGGACGACGGCCTGCTGGCCCGGCTGCGCGCCGAGGCAGAGGTGCACGGCCCTGAGATGGCGCAGGTCCACGTGGCTCTGAACCGCCTGCGCCATGCTCTCGCCGATGTCGAGGACCTGCGCGGCACCGGCACCGAGGACGCCCTGCGGCGTGCGGAACTCCTCGAACGGGCTGTGGCGCACCACGACCGTCACCCCGACACGGCCGCCTGCCCCGTGTGCGGGACCGACGGGATGCTGGACGCGGCATGGGCCAGGGATGCCCTCGCCCAGATCGCCGCACTGCGACAGGAGGCGGAGGCGGCAGCGGGCGCGCGCAGCGAACTCCGGTCCGCCGCGCGGGCCGTGCAGGACCTCGTCCACACGCCCCGACAGATCCCCGCCGCCTTGGCCGACCCGTGGCGCGCCTGGACCGCCTGCCGGACGATCAGTGACCCCGGCGAGCTCGCCCAGCGCGCCCACGAGGCCGCCGCGCCCCTGGCCGATGCCTGCGCCGCGGTCAAGGAGAACGCCGCCAAGGAACTGGAGAAGCGGGACGAACGCTGGCGCGGACTCGTCACCCGTCTGGCGGGCTGGGCGGAGAGGGCCCGTGCCGTGGAGGCGAACAAGCCCCGGCTGCGGGACATCAGGAAGGCGAGCACCTGGATCAAGGCGCTGGCCGCCGAGTTGCGGGAACAGCGGATGGAAGGCTTCGCCGACCAGTCGCAGCGCATCTGGGAGCGGCTCCGCCAGGAGAGCAACATCGATCTCAAGGCCGTGAGCCTGAAGGGCAGCGAGAAGGCCACCGTCCGCAAGCTCGTCATGGACGTCACTGTCGACGGCCAGGAAGCCTCGGCTCTCGGCGTCATGAGCCAGGGCGAGCAGCACTCCCTCGCGCTGTCCCTGTTCCTGCCCCGGGCCGCCACCGCCGACAGCCCGTTCGGCTTCATCGTCATCGACGACCCCGTGCAGTCCATGGACCCCGCCAAGGTCAACGGACTCGCCCAGGTCCTGCACGAGCTCGGCGAGCACCGGCAGGTCGTCGTGTTCACCCACGACACCCGGCTCCAGCGGGCGTTCACCAGCCAGGGTCTGCCCGTGACGGTGTTCGAGGTCGAGCGGGCCAAGTCGTCCAAGGTGAAGGTCAAGCCGGTGACGGACCCGGTACGGCAGGCGCTCGACGACGCGCGGGCCCTCGCCAGTACCGGTGACCTGCCGTCGGCGGCACGGACCCACGTGCTGCCCAGCCTGTGCCGTATCGCCCTGGAGAACGCCTTCCTCGAAGCCGCCTGGATCCGGCATCACCGCTCCGGCGCACCCGAGGACGAGCTGCAGGCTGCCGTCGGCAGTGCCGACAAACTCATGAAGGTCGCGGCACTGGCCCTGTTCGGCGACGCCGGCCGGACCGGCGACGTCTACCGGGAACTGCGCACCCTGTGCGGACAGCGTGCGGTGGACCTCCTCAAGGAGTGCCAGAACGGCTCCCACGCCACGGGAGCGCGGATCACCGACCCCCACCGCTTCGTGGACGACATCGAGATCATGGCGCAGAAGGTGCGCAAGCCGGGGGTGACCGCGTGA
- a CDS encoding N-6 DNA methylase produces the protein MTAAEISRIAGVTRATVSNWRRRHDDFPAPSAGTEASPLYDLPAVQAWLRARGHTSAASPTEELRTALRLLGPGPGVAARLFPLVAATSRRTPEELADLAALPDDQLIARAEKTAEELPAAVPEAEPVHYGPDDAGAVRALLGCVRGAGAQATLDVLAERELDEGAASGVYQTPEGLARLMARLLPVGASRVLDPACGSGTLLAAAARQGARELFGQDSLPVQGRRTAVRLLIAAPEAESSVRVGDSLRADAFPDVTVDAVLCNPPFGDRDWGHDELAYDPRWAYGLPPRLESELAWVQHALAHLEPGGHAVMLLPPALAFRSSGRRVRAELIRGGALRAVVSLPARAAYPLHIGLQIWVLQRPEPGGTDRTTVLFVDGEGEQRDSAAGTPSAGGTATAGADTRGGSRPRRSGSSSSAAASAPSSGTSAVSFDWAGLTERVLPQWAAFTTAPDTYADEPGVARAVPLVDLLDDVVDVTPARHVRATSADIDPAALARRIDDLHEQLAEQVAVLASASASGGWLPSGASAREWRTATVSDLARGGALTVLRAATPGTRGSKGSGAPTVDRPVLAARDISAGNPPSGTAVDLHADAAQSVAAGDVLVRAVAGGGSQVAMTRVADDRDAGSLLGQHIHLLRPDPARLDPWFLAGFLGAEDNIASASTGSTQVHVTPGRLRVPLLPLEEQRRYGEAFRRVYELRATVRRTADLAADTAATLTTGLTAGVLLPPDAPDTSNSPDTPDSRSV, from the coding sequence GTGACGGCCGCCGAGATCTCCCGCATCGCAGGGGTCACGCGGGCCACGGTCAGCAACTGGCGCCGCCGCCACGACGACTTCCCGGCCCCCAGTGCGGGCACGGAAGCCAGCCCGCTCTACGACCTGCCGGCCGTCCAGGCATGGCTGCGGGCACGCGGGCACACCTCCGCCGCCTCGCCGACCGAGGAGCTGCGGACGGCACTACGACTGCTGGGGCCCGGCCCGGGGGTGGCCGCGCGACTCTTCCCCCTGGTGGCCGCCACGTCCCGCCGTACGCCGGAGGAACTGGCCGACCTCGCCGCCCTGCCCGACGACCAGCTGATCGCCCGGGCGGAGAAGACCGCGGAAGAACTACCGGCCGCCGTGCCGGAAGCCGAGCCGGTCCACTACGGTCCGGACGACGCGGGCGCGGTCCGCGCCCTGCTGGGTTGCGTCCGTGGGGCGGGGGCGCAGGCCACCCTCGACGTCCTCGCCGAACGCGAACTGGACGAGGGCGCCGCCTCCGGCGTCTACCAGACCCCGGAGGGTCTGGCCCGGCTCATGGCACGGCTTCTGCCCGTGGGCGCGTCCCGCGTCCTCGACCCCGCTTGCGGCAGCGGAACGCTCCTCGCCGCCGCCGCCCGGCAGGGCGCGCGGGAGCTGTTCGGCCAGGATTCGCTCCCCGTCCAGGGCCGGCGCACGGCGGTCCGGCTGCTGATCGCCGCACCCGAGGCCGAGTCGTCGGTCCGCGTGGGCGACAGCCTGCGCGCCGACGCCTTCCCCGACGTCACCGTGGACGCCGTCCTGTGCAACCCGCCGTTCGGCGACCGCGACTGGGGTCACGACGAGCTGGCCTACGACCCGAGATGGGCGTACGGACTCCCGCCTCGCCTAGAATCCGAACTGGCCTGGGTGCAGCACGCTCTCGCGCACCTGGAGCCGGGCGGCCACGCGGTCATGCTGCTGCCGCCCGCGCTCGCCTTCCGCTCCTCCGGCCGCCGCGTCCGCGCGGAACTCATCCGCGGCGGGGCCCTGCGCGCCGTCGTCTCCCTTCCGGCGCGTGCCGCGTATCCGCTCCACATCGGCCTGCAGATCTGGGTGCTCCAGCGTCCCGAGCCGGGCGGCACGGACCGTACGACGGTGCTGTTCGTGGACGGGGAGGGCGAGCAGCGGGACAGCGCCGCGGGCACGCCGTCCGCGGGCGGTACGGCCACGGCCGGCGCCGACACCCGTGGCGGCTCACGCCCCCGCCGATCTGGCTCCTCCTCTTCCGCAGCCGCCTCCGCCCCTTCCTCTGGCACCTCCGCTGTCTCCTTCGACTGGGCGGGGCTGACCGAGCGGGTCCTCCCCCAGTGGGCCGCGTTCACCACCGCTCCCGACACCTACGCCGACGAGCCCGGCGTCGCCCGCGCGGTACCGCTCGTCGACCTCCTCGACGACGTCGTCGACGTCACCCCGGCCCGCCATGTCCGGGCGACCTCGGCCGACATCGACCCGGCCGCCCTGGCCCGCCGCATCGACGACCTGCACGAGCAACTCGCGGAACAGGTCGCCGTCTTGGCGTCCGCCTCCGCGTCCGGCGGGTGGCTGCCGTCCGGGGCCTCGGCCCGCGAGTGGCGTACGGCGACCGTCTCCGACCTGGCGCGCGGCGGCGCCCTGACCGTGCTGCGGGCGGCGACGCCCGGCACACGGGGCTCCAAGGGCTCCGGCGCCCCCACCGTGGACCGGCCGGTCCTCGCCGCCCGTGACATCTCCGCAGGAAACCCCCCATCCGGCACGGCTGTCGACCTCCACGCGGACGCCGCGCAATCCGTCGCCGCCGGGGACGTCCTCGTACGCGCCGTCGCGGGTGGCGGCAGCCAGGTCGCGATGACCCGGGTCGCGGACGACCGGGACGCCGGATCCCTGCTCGGTCAGCACATCCACCTTCTGCGCCCCGACCCGGCCCGCCTCGACCCGTGGTTCCTGGCCGGGTTCCTCGGTGCCGAGGACAACATCGCCTCCGCGTCCACCGGCAGCACCCAGGTGCACGTCACACCGGGCCGCCTGCGCGTACCGCTGCTTCCCCTTGAGGAGCAGCGGCGCTACGGGGAGGCCTTCCGCCGCGTGTACGAACTGCGCGCGACCGTCCGCAGAACCGCCGACCTCGCCGCAGACACCGCGGCCACCCTGACCACCGGCCTCACCGCCGGCGTACTCCTGCCACCGGACGCCCCGGATACCTCGAACTCCCCGGACACCCCAGACAGCCGTTCCGTCTGA